The following coding sequences are from one Thiohalospira halophila DSM 15071 window:
- a CDS encoding sensor histidine kinase: MVSLAHRDLTPLRRLLSPPLIIALALLLSLGALLLVARHTGEGAHPDRLSALLLAVNALAAVVLLAVLTAGATRLVLHVRRGEPGSRLTLRLAALLGLLAVTPVVVVFFFSLGFIDRALGSWMEPRVDTALEEALDVSRAALTARTARHLRAGNRAARILALTPGARRAQRLDELRRRMRARELSLLAGDGRLAAVALPARDGLYPEPIPRGAAAQARAGIPYLALEPRSGGGLQVRLVHALPGPGEEVLQALFPLSGRLGELADRVQTAWRHYRGATFLREPLRTSFVTTLTLVVLLAGLAALWAALLLARRLVAPIRDLAAGTRAVAAGDYTKQLPIPRHGDEIAGLVESFNEMTHRVAESRDSARRSQRRAETERAYLEAVLGRLSSGVITLDREGRLLTANRAATNLLETALRPARGQTITAIAGRHPHLEPLAERLAAILAGDRDEWSDAVTLFTPRGRRILTLHGSRLPAPTETPGHILVFDDVTALVQAQKEAAWGEVARRLAHEIKNPLTPIRLAADRLRMKCAEGPQAELVERSASTIIHQVEGLEEMVRAFADYARTPPLAPQALDLNELVREVLELFRGGEIQVLVNLDPGRPRVHADPDRLRRVLTNLLENARTALETAEGLRRLSVTTRCLSDTDRCRQVELRIQDSGPGVPAEDRVAVFEPYHTSREGGTGLGLAIAKKLVEENGGRIHMEGSPLGGACVVVTLPADGGMPSAATEDENP; the protein is encoded by the coding sequence ATGGTATCACTGGCCCATCGGGACCTGACCCCGCTGCGGCGGCTCCTCTCGCCGCCGCTGATCATCGCGCTCGCCCTGCTCCTCTCCCTGGGGGCGCTGCTGCTGGTCGCCCGGCACACCGGGGAGGGCGCCCACCCGGATCGGCTCAGCGCCCTGCTACTGGCGGTCAACGCCCTGGCCGCGGTGGTCCTGCTGGCGGTACTGACCGCCGGTGCGACCCGACTGGTACTCCACGTCCGCCGGGGCGAGCCCGGCTCCCGGCTCACCCTGCGCCTGGCTGCCCTGCTGGGCCTGCTGGCGGTTACCCCGGTGGTGGTGGTCTTCTTCTTCTCCTTGGGATTCATCGACCGCGCCCTGGGCAGCTGGATGGAGCCGCGGGTGGATACCGCCCTCGAGGAGGCGCTGGACGTCTCCCGCGCGGCGCTCACCGCCCGCACCGCGCGCCATCTGCGTGCCGGCAACCGCGCCGCACGGATCCTGGCCCTGACCCCCGGCGCCCGGCGCGCCCAGCGCCTGGATGAACTGCGCCGCCGCATGCGCGCGCGGGAGCTCTCCCTGCTCGCCGGGGACGGCCGCCTGGCCGCTGTCGCCCTGCCCGCGCGGGACGGCCTCTACCCGGAACCGATCCCCCGGGGTGCGGCCGCCCAGGCCCGCGCGGGGATCCCCTACCTGGCGCTGGAGCCGCGCAGTGGCGGGGGTCTGCAGGTCCGGCTGGTCCACGCACTGCCGGGTCCGGGGGAGGAGGTCCTCCAGGCGCTCTTCCCCCTCTCCGGCCGTCTGGGGGAGCTGGCCGACCGGGTCCAGACGGCGTGGCGCCACTACCGCGGGGCGACCTTCCTGCGGGAGCCCCTGCGCACCAGCTTCGTCACGACCCTGACCCTGGTGGTCCTCCTGGCGGGGCTGGCCGCCCTCTGGGCGGCCCTGCTGCTGGCGCGGCGGCTGGTGGCCCCCATTCGCGACCTGGCCGCGGGGACGCGCGCGGTAGCCGCCGGGGACTACACCAAGCAGCTGCCCATCCCCCGCCACGGCGACGAGATCGCCGGCCTGGTGGAGTCCTTCAACGAGATGACCCACCGGGTAGCGGAGTCCCGGGACAGCGCCCGGCGCAGCCAGCGGCGGGCGGAGACCGAGCGCGCCTACCTGGAGGCGGTCCTCGGGCGGCTCTCCTCCGGCGTCATCACCCTGGATCGCGAGGGCCGGCTGCTCACCGCCAACCGGGCCGCCACCAACCTGCTGGAGACCGCCCTCCGCCCCGCCCGGGGGCAGACCATCACCGCCATCGCCGGCCGCCATCCCCATCTGGAGCCGCTGGCCGAACGGCTGGCGGCCATCCTCGCCGGCGACCGGGACGAGTGGTCGGACGCGGTCACGCTGTTCACGCCGCGGGGCCGGCGCATCCTCACCCTCCACGGCAGCCGGCTGCCGGCGCCCACGGAAACCCCCGGCCACATCCTGGTCTTCGACGACGTCACCGCCCTGGTCCAGGCCCAGAAGGAGGCGGCCTGGGGCGAGGTGGCCCGCCGCCTGGCCCACGAGATCAAGAATCCCCTCACCCCCATCCGGCTGGCCGCCGACCGGCTGCGGATGAAGTGCGCCGAGGGGCCCCAGGCGGAACTGGTGGAGCGCTCGGCCAGTACCATCATCCATCAGGTGGAGGGGCTGGAGGAGATGGTCCGCGCCTTCGCCGACTACGCCCGCACGCCGCCGCTGGCCCCGCAGGCCCTGGATCTCAACGAGCTGGTCCGGGAGGTCCTGGAGCTCTTCCGCGGCGGCGAGATCCAGGTCCTGGTCAACCTCGACCCCGGTCGGCCCCGGGTCCACGCCGACCCCGACCGTCTGCGCCGGGTGCTGACCAACCTCCTGGAGAACGCCCGCACGGCGCTGGAGACCGCCGAGGGGTTGCGCCGGCTGTCAGTAACCACCCGCTGCCTGAGTGACACCGACCGCTGTCGCCAGGTCGAGTTGCGTATCCAGGACAGCGGCCCCGGCGTCCCTGCCGAGGACCGGGTAGCGGTGTTCGAGCCCTACCACACCAGCCGCGAGGGCGGGACCGGGCTGGGGCTGGCCATTGCCAAGAAGCTGGTGGAGGAGAACGGCGGGCGCATCCACATGGAGGGCTCGCCCCTCGGCGGGGCCTGCGTGGTGGTCACCCTGCCGGCGGACGGCGGCATGCCCTCCGCCGCTACGGAGGATGAGAACCCATGA
- the trkA gene encoding Trk system potassium transporter TrkA: MKILILGAGQVGSSLAQNLASEANDITVVDTDDLALAQLQDRLDIRTIIGRASHPHVLRRAGAEDADMVIAVTNSDETNMVACQVTWTLFRTPTKIGRVREAEYLAHPALFGNEALPIDVRISPEQLVTEYVQRLIEHPGALQVLDFAGGKVQLVAVKAYYGGPLVGHELSTLKQHMPGVETRVAAIFRRGQPIIPEGTTVIEADDEVFFIAARGDIRSVMGEMRRLDKPNKRVVIAGGGNIGRRLAGALEDRYQVKLIDHNRRRSSDLAEELGRSIVLLGDAADEELLLEENIEYTDVFCALTNDDEANILSAMLAKRLGARKVMALINRASYVDLVESGEIDIAISPQQATIGSLLAHVRRGDVVVVHSLRRGAAEAIEAVAHGDPRSSKVVGRQVGELKLPPGTTIGAMVRGEQVLVAHHDTVIESGDHVILFLVDKRNIPEVERMFQVPVTFL, encoded by the coding sequence ATGAAGATCCTCATCCTGGGTGCCGGCCAGGTCGGCTCCTCCCTGGCCCAGAACCTGGCCTCCGAGGCCAACGACATCACCGTGGTGGATACCGACGACCTGGCGCTGGCCCAGCTCCAGGACCGGCTGGACATCCGGACCATCATCGGCCGCGCCTCCCATCCCCACGTTCTGCGCCGCGCCGGGGCGGAGGATGCCGACATGGTCATCGCCGTGACCAACTCCGACGAGACCAACATGGTCGCCTGCCAGGTGACCTGGACCCTCTTCCGCACCCCCACCAAGATCGGCCGGGTGCGCGAGGCGGAATACCTCGCCCACCCCGCCCTCTTCGGCAACGAGGCCCTGCCCATCGACGTCCGGATCAGCCCCGAGCAGCTGGTCACCGAGTACGTCCAGCGGCTCATCGAGCACCCCGGGGCGCTGCAGGTCCTGGACTTCGCCGGTGGCAAGGTGCAGCTGGTGGCGGTGAAGGCCTACTACGGCGGCCCCCTGGTGGGCCACGAGCTCTCCACCCTCAAGCAGCACATGCCGGGCGTGGAGACCCGGGTGGCGGCGATCTTCCGCCGTGGGCAGCCCATCATCCCTGAGGGCACCACCGTCATCGAGGCGGACGACGAGGTCTTCTTCATCGCCGCCCGGGGCGACATCCGCTCCGTGATGGGGGAGATGCGCCGGCTGGACAAGCCCAACAAGCGGGTGGTCATCGCCGGAGGCGGCAACATCGGCCGGCGGCTGGCCGGGGCGCTGGAGGACCGCTACCAGGTCAAGCTCATCGACCACAATCGGCGCCGCTCCAGCGACCTCGCCGAGGAGCTGGGCCGCTCCATCGTCCTGCTGGGCGATGCCGCCGACGAGGAGCTGCTGCTCGAGGAGAACATCGAGTACACCGACGTCTTCTGCGCCCTGACCAACGACGACGAGGCCAACATCCTCTCGGCGATGCTCGCCAAGCGGCTGGGGGCACGCAAGGTCATGGCGCTCATCAACCGCGCCTCCTACGTCGACCTGGTGGAGTCCGGCGAGATCGACATCGCCATCTCTCCCCAGCAGGCGACCATCGGCAGCCTTCTGGCCCATGTGCGCCGCGGCGACGTGGTGGTGGTCCACAGCCTGCGGCGCGGCGCGGCGGAGGCCATCGAGGCGGTCGCCCACGGCGACCCGCGCTCCTCCAAGGTGGTGGGCCGCCAGGTGGGCGAGCTGAAGCTGCCGCCGGGGACCACCATCGGCGCCATGGTCCGCGGGGAGCAGGTCCTGGTGGCCCACCACGACACCGTCATCGAGTCCGGCGACCACGTCATCCTCTTCCTGGTGGACAAGCGCAACATCCCCGAGGTGGAGCGGATGTTCCAGGTCCCGGTCACCTTCCTCTGA
- a CDS encoding GGDEF domain-containing protein: MSDERRAAPEELPEDVRTLQQRYSRALQQLEAQDAEHAETEKQLRHALVRLTHAGDTRHPELARQLERLRGAVLDGTAPEDLEPILKEIAGAITALEDLRRENATIPLPLRALERLLRALDLPSGLRRRARNVTRRLEEAGPEGNVDEQLAELVGLLDEIAAALGQERGGWLPRLFRGRDAGDNQAVQEALSRLVAELTLPADLARRAANLQEDVGEGSVDAAAVLEELADLAATARARLSEEQEEMAGFLQEVSDHLQELDSHIREAAGREEEAAAAEQELDAAVSDRVRQMQTSVQEAEDLPTLKTTVSDQLSAINDHLEEYRSRADARRSEMEREMERVHARMESLEVVTGVLRERLASEREQALRDPLTGVYNRLAWDERLNQELARFQRQGHEVAVAVWDLDSFKAINDTYGHTAGDKVIRAVADLLVRRLRATDFVARYGGEEFVILMPDTPLADATDLAEELRRSVAALQFVYRGERVPITISGGLTALATGDTAEAAFQRADTVLYRAKEAGRDRVLVADPPG, translated from the coding sequence ATGAGCGATGAGCGCCGCGCCGCCCCCGAGGAGCTGCCGGAGGATGTGCGCACCCTCCAGCAGCGCTACAGTCGCGCCCTGCAGCAGCTGGAGGCACAGGACGCGGAGCATGCCGAGACGGAAAAACAGCTGCGCCACGCCCTGGTCCGGCTGACCCACGCCGGCGATACGCGCCACCCCGAGCTGGCCCGCCAGTTGGAACGGCTGCGCGGGGCGGTGCTCGACGGCACCGCACCGGAGGATCTCGAACCCATACTCAAGGAGATCGCCGGGGCCATCACCGCTCTGGAGGATCTTCGCCGGGAGAACGCCACCATCCCGCTTCCCCTCCGGGCCCTGGAGCGCCTGTTGCGCGCCCTGGATCTCCCCAGCGGCCTGCGGCGTCGCGCGCGCAACGTGACCCGGCGGCTGGAGGAGGCCGGCCCGGAGGGGAACGTGGACGAACAGCTGGCGGAGCTGGTGGGGCTGCTGGACGAGATCGCCGCCGCCCTGGGGCAGGAGCGCGGGGGCTGGCTGCCCCGCCTGTTCCGCGGCCGTGATGCTGGAGACAACCAGGCCGTCCAGGAGGCCCTGAGCCGACTGGTGGCGGAACTCACCCTGCCGGCGGATCTGGCCCGGCGGGCCGCCAACCTCCAGGAGGACGTGGGCGAGGGATCGGTGGATGCCGCCGCCGTTCTGGAGGAGCTGGCCGACCTGGCCGCTACCGCCCGCGCCCGCCTCAGCGAGGAGCAGGAGGAGATGGCCGGCTTCCTCCAGGAGGTGAGCGACCACCTCCAGGAGCTGGACAGCCACATCCGCGAGGCGGCCGGGCGCGAGGAGGAGGCCGCTGCCGCCGAGCAGGAGCTGGACGCCGCCGTCTCCGACCGGGTCCGCCAGATGCAGACCAGCGTCCAGGAGGCGGAAGACCTGCCGACCCTCAAGACCACCGTCAGCGACCAGCTCAGTGCCATCAATGACCATCTGGAGGAGTACCGAAGCCGCGCCGATGCGCGCCGCTCCGAGATGGAACGGGAGATGGAGCGGGTCCACGCCCGCATGGAGTCCCTGGAGGTGGTCACCGGGGTGCTGCGCGAGCGGCTGGCCAGCGAGCGCGAACAGGCCCTGCGGGATCCCCTCACCGGCGTCTACAACCGCCTGGCCTGGGACGAGCGGCTGAACCAGGAGCTCGCCCGCTTCCAGCGCCAGGGCCACGAGGTTGCCGTGGCGGTCTGGGACCTCGACAGCTTCAAGGCCATCAACGACACCTACGGCCACACCGCCGGCGACAAGGTCATTCGCGCCGTTGCCGATCTGCTGGTCCGGCGCCTGCGCGCCACCGATTTCGTGGCCCGCTACGGCGGTGAGGAGTTCGTGATCCTGATGCCCGATACGCCGCTGGCCGACGCCACCGACCTGGCCGAGGAACTGCGTCGGTCGGTGGCCGCCCTCCAGTTCGTCTACCGCGGCGAGCGGGTGCCCATCACCATCTCCGGCGGCCTCACCGCCCTGGCCACCGGGGATACCGCCGAGGCGGCCTTCCAGCGAGCGGATACCGTCCTCTACCGCGCCAAGGAAGCGGGACGGGATCGAGTGCTCGTGGCCGACCCCCCGGGGTAG
- a CDS encoding sigma-54-dependent transcriptional regulator, which translates to MSTPYILVVDDEPDIRELVRDILTDEGFEVNTAASGAEARASRQRRRPGLILLDIWMPDVDGITLLREWAAEEAEPPPVIMISGHATVESAVEATRLGAWDFLEKPLSLAKLLLTVRRALEAASLRHENQRLRRYGEPLEEPVGRGSAGEALREEGRRVAAVEAPVLLTGEPGTGKRTLARYIHGQGPRAAGPFVEISAATVGGATAAETIFGRETAEGPHYGLLERAAGGTLFLAHVDELSADAQAQLLAALETGRFRRVDGQGEQPLNVRIIAGSQLGEHDLARGGYLRRDLYDHLAGLPLHLPPLRERAEDLPELTAFFADHMAAVEGLPFREFDVAAQNRLRQHPWPGNLRELRNLVQRLAIAGGETAVTAAEVEAALGGETNTPTGIDFDQPLRAAREAFERAYLEHHLKQQGGRVGEVARVAGLERTHLYRKLRALGLQGSRKG; encoded by the coding sequence ATGAGCACCCCCTACATCCTGGTGGTGGACGACGAGCCCGACATCCGCGAACTCGTCCGCGACATCCTCACCGACGAGGGCTTCGAGGTGAACACCGCCGCCAGCGGGGCCGAGGCCCGGGCCAGCCGCCAGCGCCGGCGACCGGGGCTCATCCTGCTGGACATCTGGATGCCCGATGTTGACGGCATCACCCTGCTGCGGGAATGGGCCGCCGAGGAGGCGGAGCCGCCGCCGGTGATCATGATCTCCGGCCACGCCACGGTGGAGTCGGCGGTGGAGGCGACCCGGCTGGGGGCCTGGGATTTCCTGGAAAAGCCCCTCTCCCTGGCCAAGCTCCTGCTCACCGTCCGGCGCGCCCTGGAGGCGGCGAGCCTGCGCCACGAGAACCAGCGCCTGCGCCGCTACGGCGAGCCCCTGGAGGAGCCGGTGGGGCGCGGCTCCGCCGGTGAGGCCCTGCGGGAAGAGGGCCGCCGGGTGGCGGCCGTGGAGGCGCCGGTCCTGCTCACCGGCGAGCCGGGGACCGGCAAGCGGACCCTGGCGCGCTACATCCACGGCCAGGGACCGCGAGCGGCGGGCCCCTTCGTGGAGATCTCCGCGGCCACGGTGGGCGGGGCAACGGCCGCGGAGACCATCTTCGGCCGCGAGACGGCGGAGGGTCCGCACTACGGCCTCCTGGAACGGGCCGCCGGTGGCACCCTCTTCCTGGCCCACGTGGATGAACTCAGCGCCGACGCCCAGGCGCAGCTCCTGGCTGCGCTGGAGACCGGCCGTTTCCGCCGCGTGGACGGCCAGGGGGAACAGCCCCTGAATGTCCGGATCATCGCCGGCAGTCAGCTGGGTGAACACGACCTCGCCCGCGGGGGCTACCTGCGCCGCGACCTCTACGACCACCTGGCCGGCCTGCCGCTCCATCTGCCGCCCCTGCGGGAACGCGCCGAGGACCTCCCGGAACTCACCGCCTTCTTCGCCGACCACATGGCCGCCGTGGAGGGGCTGCCCTTCCGCGAATTCGATGTCGCCGCCCAGAACCGGCTGCGCCAGCATCCCTGGCCGGGCAACCTGCGCGAACTGCGCAACCTGGTGCAGCGCCTGGCCATCGCCGGGGGCGAGACGGCGGTTACCGCCGCCGAGGTGGAGGCCGCGCTGGGCGGCGAGACGAATACGCCGACGGGCATCGACTTCGACCAGCCCCTGCGCGCCGCCCGGGAGGCCTTCGAGCGCGCCTACCTGGAGCACCACCTGAAACAGCAGGGGGGCCGCGTGGGGGAGGTGGCCCGGGTGGCCGGCCTGGAGCGGACCCACCTCTACCGCAAGCTTCGGGCCCTGGGGCTGCAAGGATCGCGCAAGGGATAG
- a CDS encoding TrkH family potassium uptake protein, translating to MQLPAILRILGLLVALFSVTQLPPLAVGLLDGGRGVMPFAASFGIILGLGILLWLPVRHQRRELRTRDGFMVVSLFWLVLSLFGAVPFILWDEPAIPVADAIFEATSGLTTTGSTVLTGLDDLALSLLFYRQQLQWLGGMGIIVLAVAILPMLGIGGMQLYRAELPGPMKDTKLTPRITETAKALWYIYLGLTVACALAYWAAGMSGFDAVAHSFSTVAIGGFSTHDASIGYFNSPAIELIAVVFMLLAGVNFALHFTAWRSRSPAGYLQDPEFRGFMGYMGLLATITIGYLYLDGTFGSGFAAFHHGLFQAVSIGSTAGFATADFAYWPSFLPVLLIFASFIGGSGGSTAGGMKVMRFLLLLVQGMRELKQLAHPNAQLPVKLGGRRVSPQVVNAVWGFFSAYVASFVLIMLALMATGLDQVTAFSAVAATLNNLGPGLGDVSANFGSISDTAKLILAFAMVLGRLEIFSLLILFTPWFWRR from the coding sequence ATGCAGCTACCCGCCATCCTGCGCATCCTGGGCCTGCTGGTCGCCCTGTTCAGCGTCACCCAGCTCCCGCCACTGGCGGTGGGGTTACTGGACGGCGGCCGGGGGGTCATGCCGTTCGCCGCCTCCTTCGGCATCATCCTCGGGCTGGGTATTCTCCTCTGGCTCCCGGTACGCCATCAGCGGCGGGAGCTGCGCACTCGCGACGGCTTCATGGTGGTCTCGCTCTTCTGGCTGGTGCTGTCGCTCTTCGGCGCCGTCCCCTTCATCCTCTGGGACGAGCCGGCCATCCCGGTGGCCGACGCCATCTTCGAGGCCACCTCGGGGCTGACCACCACCGGCTCCACGGTCCTGACCGGCCTGGACGACCTGGCGCTGTCGCTGCTCTTCTATCGTCAGCAGCTCCAGTGGCTGGGGGGCATGGGGATCATCGTCCTGGCGGTGGCCATCCTGCCCATGCTCGGCATCGGCGGGATGCAGCTCTACCGCGCCGAGCTCCCCGGTCCCATGAAGGACACCAAGCTCACCCCGCGGATCACCGAGACGGCCAAGGCGCTGTGGTACATCTACCTGGGCCTCACCGTGGCCTGCGCGCTGGCCTACTGGGCCGCCGGGATGTCGGGCTTCGATGCCGTGGCGCACAGCTTCTCCACCGTCGCCATCGGCGGCTTCTCCACCCACGACGCCAGCATCGGGTATTTCAACAGCCCCGCCATCGAGCTCATCGCCGTGGTCTTCATGCTCCTGGCCGGGGTGAACTTCGCCCTCCACTTCACCGCCTGGCGCAGCCGGTCGCCGGCAGGCTACCTGCAGGACCCGGAGTTCCGCGGCTTCATGGGCTACATGGGGCTGCTGGCGACCATCACCATCGGCTACCTCTACCTGGACGGGACCTTCGGCAGCGGCTTCGCCGCCTTCCACCACGGCCTCTTCCAGGCGGTCTCCATCGGCAGCACCGCCGGGTTTGCCACCGCCGACTTCGCCTACTGGCCGAGCTTCCTGCCGGTGCTGCTCATCTTCGCCAGCTTCATCGGCGGCAGCGGCGGCTCCACCGCCGGCGGCATGAAGGTGATGCGCTTCCTGCTGCTGCTGGTGCAGGGGATGCGGGAGCTCAAGCAGCTCGCCCACCCCAACGCCCAGCTCCCGGTAAAGCTCGGCGGGCGGCGGGTCTCACCCCAGGTGGTCAACGCGGTGTGGGGCTTCTTCTCCGCCTACGTGGCCAGCTTCGTCCTCATCATGCTCGCGCTCATGGCCACGGGGCTGGACCAGGTCACCGCCTTCTCCGCCGTGGCGGCGACGCTGAACAACCTTGGCCCCGGCCTGGGCGATGTGAGTGCCAACTTCGGCTCCATTAGCGATACTGCCAAGCTCATCCTGGCCTTCGCCATGGTCCTGGGACGGCTGGAGATCTTCAGCCTCCTGATCCTCTTCACCCCCTGGTTCTGGCGCCGCTGA